A single window of Zea mays cultivar B73 chromosome 10, Zm-B73-REFERENCE-NAM-5.0, whole genome shotgun sequence DNA harbors:
- the LOC542551 gene encoding 60S acidic ribosomal protein P2A-like produces the protein MKFVAAYLLAVLAGNSSPSAEDLTAILESVGCEVDNEKMELLLSQLSGKDITELIAAGREKFASVPCGGGGVAVVAAAPAAGGAPAAEAKKEEKVEEKEESDDDMGFSLFD, from the exons ATGAAGTTTGTTGCTGCCTACCTGCTTGCTGTCCTCGCTGGGAACTCCAGCCCCTCTGCCGAGGACTTGACAGCCATTCTGGagtcag TTGGCTGTGAAGTTGACAATGAAAAGATGGAACTCCTTCTGTCCCAACTGAGCGGTAAGGACATTACCGAGCTCATTGCTGCTGGCAGGGAGAAGTTTGCTTCAGTCCCATGTGGCGGTGGCGGTGTGGCTGTTGTGgcagctgcccctgctgctggcgGCGCTCCTGCAGCTGAGGCGAAGAAAGAAGAGAAGGTGGAGGAGAAGGAAGAAAGTGATGAC GACATGGGCTTCAGCCTCTTCGACTAA